The Drechmeria coniospora strain ARSEF 6962 chromosome 02, whole genome shotgun sequence genome has a segment encoding these proteins:
- a CDS encoding Superoxide dismutase (RecName: Full=Superoxide dismutase): MVKAIAVIRGDSKVSGNVTFEQESESSPTRITWDITGNDANAKRGFHIHTYGDNTNGCTSAGPHFNPFNKTHGAPNDEARHVGDLGNIETDGQGNAKGSMNDPHVKLIGPYSVVGRTVVVHAGTDDLGKGNNDESLKTGNAGPRPACGLSLFLHNPPACTSAE; the protein is encoded by the exons ATGGTCAAGGCTA TTGCTGTCATCCGCGGTGACTCCAAGGTGTCGGGCAACGTCACCTTCGAGCAGGAGTCCGAATCGTCCCCAACCAGGATCACCTGGGACATCACCGGCAacgacgccaacgccaagCGCGGCTTCCACATTCACACCTACGGCGACAACACCAACGGCTGCACCTCAGCCGGGCCTCACT TCAACCCCTTTAACAAGACACACGGTGCCCccaacgacgaggcccgCCACGTTGGTGACCTGGGCAACAtcgagacggacggccaGGGCAACGCCAAGGGATCCATGAACGACCCTCACGTCAAGCTCATCGGCCCCTacagcgtcgtcggc CGCACTGTCGTCGTCCACGCCGGCACTGACGATCTTGGAAAGGGCAACAACGACGAGTCTCTCAAGACTGGCAACGCCGGCCCTCGACCAGCTTGCGGTTTGTCCCTCTTCCTCCATAACCCGCCTGCTTGTACATCGGCTGAGTAG